The following is a genomic window from Phaseolus vulgaris cultivar G19833 chromosome 6, P. vulgaris v2.0, whole genome shotgun sequence.
gaagaagcagaaggaGAGAGGAGAGGGAGTTCCAAATGCCATTTTTTGTAGCTTTGTGTTAGGTCAACTAAGGGTGTGGAAGGCTTTGTTTATGTATTTATAGAGAGAGGATTATAATGAAAGTGTTGTTTGGAAGACGTGTTAGAAGGGTATTGGAAGAGGAAGTTGACTCTTCAAAATGAAAACTGTGTTAGATTCATCAATTACGAAATGTGGGAATATAATAGCTATGGTCAACGGCTATTCCAACACACGTAAGGTGCATTCCTCTTCAGAAATTATTCTTTTAATGTTAACTGAGATAGTAAAACGTTgggtttaatttaaaaaaaaatagatgtttgaattaaaagaaaaattcataattttttatttggaaaCTATTTATGAATTAGTAAATTATCTGCTTTCAAACTTTCAAACATAGAAACAAGTGTTTATTATCTTTGTACAAATCGTTCAACtttgaaaatgattttatgAATTAGTAGATGATCTACTTTCAAACATCTAAATTAATTGAAGATGAGAAGTGAATGAAAAAAACAATCTTTTAAAAATAcgatatttaaatttatataattttaaaatattattttaaatatgctTTCATGTActgaatatatattttcatacaaagttatatttttatttttgtaactgGCATAAATAAACAGAAAATTATCGAAatgataaaaagtaaaattcatATACATAAATTATACATCTCATTctctagaaaacaaaaaaatatatataataattaaaaaagtatgTAACTGTCAATATTACTTGTATAAACATGAATGTTACTAGTTAACTTTTTCTCAAGTTTTTCATAAGATTTTGGCCGTCTCTTTTTATTCACCAAAGTATCACATTGTTTTGCTTAGAAAATCGGTGAGGCCTGGAAATTGAAAAGGTCCCAAAAATATGTATATGAAAAAACCTACTTAACCCCCAATAACCCACACCAGGTGCCAaaccaaaggaaaaacacaataatATCATGCTAGGAAAAGAAACTACATAACAGAAAGAGGAGATAACCATACTTCAGAGCCAAATCAACTCCTCAATGAAGGAACAAGCAAATAACCCACAAGCTAGGATTCCGGAAAAGAATCATTAGTAGACACTTCATCAGGTCATTTGTTTTGATTAGCAACTAATATAAAGGTCATTTCATTTGAGAAGTTGATGATGCTTCCATAATGTCTAATTCTTTTTCAGCAGCAATCTAAACAATCATTTTAACATATAAAAGTTTACAAAGTCAAGGTCTCATTCTAAGGCTCTTATATCCGAACAAAACAcgtaaaaaaagtttaaagagATACAAGCGTCTCAGTAATCTACCCTCATCATCTTTTCTTAAAACCATACTTTTTGCGTTCATAAAATAAATCGGTTTTGGCACTCCCCAAATTAACAATTTTGGGGCAACCATCTCTATCTTTCTCCTGTTGCGTGCATTCCTTGCAGTAGTAGGCATCGGATATTCCTACTCCTCCGCATATGACACATCGACCCTGAAACGACCCATAGTTGCATTCATCACAAACTCGGACAAGTGTACAAGGACGCACATAAGAGTCACAGATCACACACTTGCCATCACATTTCTCACACAGTCTTCCAATGGCAATCCCTGGCTGCTTTCGACACATAATCAAATCGGGATGATGTTTGGCCATGTTTTCAGTAACCTGCTAGACACTGAACATATGTACATAACCAGTAAGTAGTGTATACAATCTCCGTTTGAAAGTTGAACAAAATATGATGTAAATCAGTATGTTAGGCACCCATATGCTAGACCGTGTGGGAAATATGA
Proteins encoded in this region:
- the LOC137831480 gene encoding PHD finger-like domain-containing protein 5A, giving the protein MAKHHPDLIMCRKQPGIAIGRLCEKCDGKCVICDSYVRPCTLVRVCDECNYGSFQGRCVICGGVGISDAYYCKECTQQEKDRDGCPKIVNLGSAKTDLFYERKKYGFKKR